Within the Thunnus thynnus chromosome 23, fThuThy2.1, whole genome shotgun sequence genome, the region TCCAGAACTGgtaagatatatatatttttaattaacaatttCACTGTGTAggctgttttaaaaatgcacttttttatGCTTATCCTTTAAAGTAAGCAAATTCCTTAATTGTAGTCTGCTTTTGAACTAATGACAAATCATTTTGTTCATGTACTGTTTATTATAGCATACTAAACAAAGTAACTAATTTCACAGATGGATGGATCATCCATCATCATATAGGAAGTGACACTGACGTCTTTCACTATGgtaaagttcagtaaacagacaATGCAAACTATTTATAGTCAAAGTGGAGTAACTGATCTAAATTGAGTAAAACACTTGTATTCCTTCCAAAGCCCACCAAATCCAGGAAATCAAGATCCCACAGTTCTAGGCCCGCCAAGAAGAGTGGGAGTCCAAAAACACCCAAAAAGAGGTCTTCCAGTGCCAAATCCAGCAAGAAAGAGGTTGACATCCTCAGCCCAGCAGCCATGGAGAATGTCTACTACATTTCACACAATGCAGTGGACTGTTTGGAGTTCAGAGGCTTTGGGTGGCCAAATTcaaagaataagaagaagaaaaagaagggtAGAAAGcggaagaagaaaaagtagaTTACATTTTGCCAAAGCTAAGATCCTTAGTAAAATTTAATGCCTTGCTTGTGGCTCCCTCTGGTGGACAGATTTGTGACAGCACAAGTAAGACACTTTGATAGCTTGGACTAGTGCAATGCAGCAATATAGATATTGTTTTTGATTCCACAAATTCATACAGTACTGTTAAGCAAATGTGTGCCAGTAAATCATTACATAATTCATGAGACAAAGACTTTGAAATTCATCATCAGCAACTTTATTGGAAGCTGAATGTTTCAGAATTGTATATGTATGCACCAATATCATAAAAAGTTTGGCAGTTGTTATTGACAATTAGGATGCTTGTGAGGGAAAGTCCTTAAACTCTGATGTACCAGCTTACTCTTTTCATATTCACTTTAGGGACACctaatgtgaaaatgaatgtcATGTGTGAGTTAAAACACCACTGTGCATCCTAGAAAAGGCCAGCTAACAGTGCCATGACACTGGACTTGAAAGTGTTCCCACAAGGTAGTTTTAATGTCCTTTAAATCCACTCTTTGCTCCTTGCATCTTATAAAAAATAGGCTACAATGAGAACATGCCTATAAAACTAAAGGCAGAAACAAATACTGCTCCAGGCACTGTTAATATTCccaaacatattttacattatcaATCCTTTTATCAAATGTACATCATTATACCATAACcctgtaaaataaatagtttctcTGCAGAATCCGTCTATTCTTGCTCGCAACATGGTCCCGTCTTTCTCACTCAGGGGGCTTCTTCTTGGCCTCCACGTCTTTCTTGAAAGCTTCGATTTTCTTGGCTATGTTGGGAAcctaaagtggaaaaaaatcagtacagtcaattagagctgcaacaattaggcaactaatcgattagtcaatcaaaacaaataatttagaTAATTGATTATCatttcaagtcttttttttttttttttttagaaaaaatgtcttaattctctggttccatcttctcaaatgtgaatattttctggtttctttagttctctatgatagtaaactaaataattttggttgtggactgttggccAGGACAAAACAtcttaggttgcatcttgggctttgagaaacacactttcacaatttcctgacattttatcacccaaatgactaatcaagaaaataatcatcagattaaccgataatgaaaatagtcgtTAGTAGCAGCCCTACAGTCAATATGCACTCTTATGTATATACAGTTGCCAATTCATCAGGTGTACTTACAACAGCCTTtgtgaaggttataatgttcttttttttaaatccaatttAGAAATTTAGTTGTATTGTGTTACACTGAAATGTATTTCttaaatattttgtccactccatttaTGTTGAGGaaccaaaatattcaattgCACCACAACCTACAGCCTCCCAAATGACCATGAAGTTTATTCAACACTTCTCTTGTacaatttcaacaaaaacaggGCATTATGATCTTCAGTGGGAGAGTTGTTGCAGAGCCATTTCATTAGATTGCATTTATGGTTGCTAGGTGTTCGTAATAAACTGGAAACTGATGCAGGTCAGTGGGAGGACTGAACAGTTTTAGCAGCACCTGTCCAGACACCCTTGCTTGCTGGTGTTTCGGTTTAACAAGTGACCGTGTTACCTGGTGACTCTCAGCAGAATGCATACGACAACTACAGACACACCGGCGGAGGGCATGGGTCACTGTCACGGAGATGACGTCACTGACCTGTTAAATTAAATGAggacctttttttaaataaagagagACGTGCAGCAAACTCACATCGTAGTTCTGTGCGAGGTACATTCCCACCACATTCCCCAAAGTGAAGCCAGcctggaaaacaaaatacaaatgttATTTAGGGCCgaaatatcaatcaatcaaatgatGACTCCACAAGACATTAGTTTTACTGTCATACTGACTTCATTGGTTTTTAAAGGGTAACACAGTTAATTGTTAGCTTTTTGGTGGCTGACAGCTACTTTTTAacttaataaaacagaaacttttTTCTCGAATTTTACTCATGCTAACACATTAGCTATGCTACCTCCGCTGGTGTCTCTCAACATCCTGACAAATGTCGATGTCACACACGATAATGTCAGTTAAACTCACCAGAAACTGTAGCATGGTGGATCAACGAAGGGTTGGCAACAGCAGACTAACTTACTGACTTTGAACCAGGCAGTAAATTACAGGTTTGAAGAGGGGAAGTCAACCACCCTACTTCATTAACGAAGCTAGTCTGTCATCAACAATGGGTGTACGCATGCGCGAgatcagcaaaaaaagaaaaaagatacaGAAGTAGTTTATCGCGTTATTTCCGGTGTTGTAGTCTTTTCCACAGTCTGAGCCGTACTGGCTCCCCAGTCGAAAACTACAACTCCCAGCACCGCACAGAGTCTACCCATTGGGTGTTGTTGCAATGGTGGTGTCGGTGGGACATTGAATGACTTTGGCTCCATCACGAAATTAGCTgctaaattttttttaattctcaaaAACGTGAGCATGGAGGCTCTTATTCCTGTTATAAACAAGCTTCAGGATGTGTTTAACACAGTGGGCGCGGATATTATACAGCTGCCGCAGATAGCAGTAGTGGGGACTCAGGTAAAATACTGTGATTGTGTGCATCTTGAGCGACTGTCATGCTAGCCTGATAACCTGAATGCATAAATAACGACAACATTATTAGAGGAGACATACTTGGAAGGCAACATTTACTACAATACTTCATATTCACTTACTAAAATGAATTTAGGCTACACGGAAGCAGCTCTGCATGTTTAGGTGGCCTGCTACAGACATTATTTGCAAAGTACTGGCAGTGGCAGTGAAGTCTATTTTGATCATCTCCAATCAGTCCTATTTTAAGATCCACAACCAGGTCATTGCTGAGTAAAAGACAGGTGCACAGCTCTACAGTATATCAGGGCCTTGTGTGTGAAATCAGTTTTGCATGATAAGGAAGTCCTTCCTGGTTTATCCCACATCTAACTCATGTCTTTATCTGTATTTTGTGTCCTCAGAGCAGTGGTAAGAGCTCTGTGCTGGAGAGCCTGGTGGGCAGGGACCTGCTGCCCCGTGGGACCGGCATCGTAACCAGGCGACCTCTCATCCTCCAGCTGGTCAACGTGGATCCTGGTGATGCTAGGAAGAATGATG harbors:
- the LOC137176145 gene encoding small lysine-rich protein 1, with the translated sequence MPTKSRKSRSHSSRPAKKSGSPKTPKKRSSSAKSSKKEVDILSPAAMENVYYISHNAVDCLEFRGFGWPNSKNKKKKKKGRKRKKKK
- the stmp1 gene encoding short transmembrane mitochondrial protein 1; the encoded protein is MLQFLAGFTLGNVVGMYLAQNYDVPNIAKKIEAFKKDVEAKKKPPE